One part of the Flavobacterium johnsoniae UW101 genome encodes these proteins:
- the lpxD gene encoding UDP-3-O-(3-hydroxymyristoyl)glucosamine N-acyltransferase: MKFTAEQIAGILEGEVVGNPNAEVSRLSKIEEGEEGSLTFLANPKYINYIYSTKATVTIVNDSFIPEQEITTTLIKVEDAYAAFSKLLHFYNQVKLNKNGIEPQSFMSEGTKYGENLYLGSFSYVGQNVVLGDNVKIYPNSFIGDNVTIGDNVFIFAGAKIYSETVIGNNCTIHSGTIIGADGFGFVPNEEGVYSKVPQIGNVIIEDNVDIGANTTIDRATLGSTIIRQGVKLDNQIQVAHNVEIGKNTVIAAQSGVAGSTKIGENCMIGGQVGIAGHLTIGNNVRLQAQSGVARNIKDDEVLQGTPSLGYTDFNKSYVHFKNLPKIVAEVEEIKKQIINPKNGNNG; this comes from the coding sequence ATGAAATTTACAGCAGAACAAATAGCAGGAATTTTAGAAGGAGAAGTTGTTGGGAATCCCAATGCAGAAGTTTCTCGACTTTCTAAGATAGAAGAAGGTGAGGAGGGATCTCTTACTTTTTTGGCTAATCCCAAATATATCAATTACATATATAGTACAAAAGCAACTGTTACAATTGTTAACGACAGCTTTATTCCTGAGCAGGAAATTACTACTACTTTAATAAAAGTAGAAGATGCTTATGCAGCATTTTCTAAACTTTTACACTTTTACAATCAGGTTAAATTAAATAAAAACGGAATCGAGCCGCAGTCATTTATGTCTGAGGGAACTAAATATGGAGAAAATCTATATCTGGGAAGTTTTAGTTACGTAGGGCAGAATGTCGTTTTGGGGGATAATGTTAAAATTTATCCTAACAGCTTTATTGGAGATAATGTAACAATAGGTGATAATGTCTTTATTTTTGCCGGCGCAAAAATTTATTCAGAAACTGTAATTGGAAATAATTGCACTATTCATTCAGGTACTATTATAGGTGCAGATGGTTTTGGTTTTGTACCAAATGAAGAAGGGGTGTACAGTAAAGTGCCACAGATTGGCAACGTTATTATTGAAGATAATGTAGATATTGGTGCAAATACAACAATAGACAGAGCAACTCTTGGTTCTACAATTATTAGACAAGGAGTTAAATTAGACAATCAAATTCAGGTCGCTCACAATGTTGAAATTGGTAAAAACACAGTAATTGCAGCACAAAGCGGCGTTGCGGGTTCTACTAAAATTGGAGAAAACTGTATGATTGGAGGGCAGGTTGGTATCGCAGGCCACTTAACTATTGGAAATAATGTGAGACTTCAGGCACAGTCTGGAGTAGCAAGAAACATTAAAGATGACGAAGTTCTGCAGGGAACACCATCTCTTGGATATACTGATTTTAATAAATCGTATGTTCACTTTAAAAATCTTCCTAAGATAGTTGCCGAAGTTGAAGAAATAAAAAAACAAATAATAAACCCAAAAAATGGAAATAATGGTTAA
- a CDS encoding HD domain-containing protein, protein MTQINKLKIFNDPIYGFITIPNELIYDLIQHPYFQRLRRISQMGLSYLVYPGANHTRFHHALGCMHLMKKAIDTLRFKDVVISEEEENALLIAILLHDIGHGPFSHAMEKSIVEDVHHEAISLLFMNQLNEEFDGRLSLAIQVFKGEYDRKFMLQLISSQLDMDRMDYLKRDSFYTGVAEGNVNSERLIQMMNVVDDVLVIEEKGIYSVEKFLLSRRLMYWQAYLHKTSLVAELILMKVLKRAKELTLKGVKLTCSEPLMYFMQNKITLEDFDAEKLDLFSQLDDFDIISALKSWQRHPDFILSTLSKMIINRDLLKIKLSADKIPMEESQSLKEEFAEAHNISALDAGYFIFRGKIKNQAYSKAAEPIRILKKDKTIEDVVEASDQLNLKSLSKLVTKYYICFPKQLI, encoded by the coding sequence GTGACTCAAATTAATAAATTAAAAATATTTAACGACCCAATTTATGGGTTTATAACTATACCGAACGAGCTCATTTACGATTTAATCCAACATCCTTATTTTCAGCGTCTACGACGTATTTCACAAATGGGATTGTCGTATTTAGTTTATCCAGGAGCAAATCATACACGTTTTCATCATGCTTTGGGCTGTATGCATTTAATGAAAAAGGCAATCGATACACTGCGTTTTAAAGATGTTGTTATTTCTGAAGAAGAAGAAAATGCTCTTTTAATAGCAATTTTGCTCCATGATATTGGTCATGGGCCATTTTCGCATGCAATGGAGAAAAGTATTGTTGAAGATGTACATCACGAAGCCATTTCGCTGTTGTTTATGAATCAGCTTAATGAAGAATTTGATGGAAGATTAAGTCTGGCAATTCAGGTTTTTAAAGGAGAATATGACAGGAAATTTATGCTGCAGTTGATTTCAAGTCAATTGGATATGGATAGAATGGATTATTTAAAAAGAGACAGTTTTTATACTGGAGTTGCCGAAGGAAATGTAAACTCAGAACGTTTGATCCAGATGATGAATGTGGTTGATGATGTTTTAGTAATTGAAGAAAAAGGAATTTATTCTGTCGAAAAATTTCTGCTTTCAAGAAGATTAATGTACTGGCAGGCGTATTTGCACAAAACTAGCTTGGTTGCCGAATTAATTTTAATGAAGGTATTGAAAAGAGCCAAAGAGCTTACTCTAAAAGGAGTTAAACTTACTTGCAGTGAACCGCTTATGTATTTCATGCAGAACAAAATTACTTTAGAAGATTTTGATGCCGAAAAATTGGATTTGTTTTCTCAATTAGATGATTTTGATATTATAAGTGCCTTAAAATCTTGGCAGAGACATCCGGATTTTATACTTTCAACTTTAAGTAAAATGATCATTAATCGAGATTTGTTAAAGATAAAACTTAGTGCAGATAAAATTCCGATGGAGGAATCGCAGTCTTTAAAAGAAGAGTTTGCAGAAGCGCATAATATTTCGGCTTTAGATGCAGGTTATTTCATATTTAGAGGTAAAATTAAGAATCAGGCCTATAGTAAAGCTGCCGAACCAATACGAATTTTGAAAAAAGATAAAACAATTGAGGATGTTGTTGAAGCTTCTGATCAATTGAATTTGAAATCGTTATCTAAATTGGTGACAAAATATTATATCTGTTTTCCAAAACAACTTATCTAA
- the porX gene encoding T9SS response regulator signal transducer PorX, with the protein MDKIRILWVDDEIDLLKPHILFLEKKNYEVTTSNNGLDAIALFEEENFDIVFLDENMPGMSGLETLSEMKEKKSAIPMIMITKSEEEYIMEEAIGSKIADYLIKPVNPNQILLSLKKNLDDSRLITEKTTLDYQKEFRKISMELAMVNSYEDWVELYKKLLFWELKLEDINDQAMIEILESQKVEANSQFGKYIERNYEDWFAPKADKPIQSHNLFKELVVPEIKKKDKPILFVVIDNLRYDQWKSFETVISNYYKLEKEVPYFSILPTATQYARNAIFSGLMPLDMEKQFPQYWKNDVEDGGKNLYEAEFLSAQIKRLGLNIKEDYFKITNYAGGKKLAENFKALKGNDLVTVVYNFVDMLSHAKTEMEVVKELASDDKAYRSLTLSWFKNSPLLEIIQQAQLLGFKLILTTDHGTINVKNPSKVVGDKNTSLNLRYKTGRSLTYEQKDVYVVKEPKTIGLPAINMSSSFIFAKNDFFLAYVNNYNHYVSYYKNTYQHGGISLEEMIIPFLVFNPK; encoded by the coding sequence ATGGATAAGATAAGAATACTTTGGGTCGATGATGAGATCGATCTTTTAAAGCCACATATATTATTTCTCGAAAAAAAGAATTATGAAGTTACAACAAGCAACAATGGCCTTGATGCTATTGCTTTGTTTGAAGAAGAAAACTTTGACATTGTTTTTCTTGACGAAAATATGCCGGGAATGAGCGGTTTAGAAACACTTTCTGAAATGAAAGAAAAAAAATCAGCCATCCCGATGATTATGATTACCAAGAGCGAGGAAGAATATATAATGGAAGAAGCAATTGGTTCTAAAATCGCAGACTATTTGATAAAACCAGTAAATCCAAATCAAATTTTACTGAGTTTAAAAAAGAATCTGGATGATTCAAGACTGATTACAGAAAAAACAACATTAGATTACCAAAAAGAATTCCGCAAAATCTCGATGGAATTAGCTATGGTTAATTCGTATGAAGACTGGGTTGAACTGTACAAAAAACTGCTTTTCTGGGAATTGAAACTAGAAGATATTAACGATCAGGCGATGATTGAAATTCTTGAATCTCAAAAAGTTGAAGCAAATTCACAATTCGGGAAATATATTGAAAGAAATTACGAAGACTGGTTTGCTCCAAAAGCAGATAAACCAATTCAATCTCATAATTTATTTAAAGAATTAGTTGTTCCCGAAATTAAAAAGAAAGACAAACCAATCTTGTTTGTTGTAATTGATAATCTTCGTTACGATCAATGGAAATCTTTTGAAACTGTAATTTCTAACTATTACAAATTAGAAAAAGAAGTTCCGTATTTCTCTATTCTTCCAACTGCAACACAATATGCCAGAAATGCAATTTTCTCTGGTTTAATGCCTTTGGATATGGAAAAACAATTTCCGCAATACTGGAAAAATGACGTTGAAGACGGAGGAAAAAACCTTTATGAAGCTGAATTTCTTTCGGCACAAATAAAACGTTTAGGTTTAAATATTAAGGAAGATTATTTTAAAATCACCAATTATGCAGGCGGAAAAAAACTGGCAGAAAATTTCAAAGCCTTAAAAGGCAATGATTTAGTGACTGTTGTTTATAATTTCGTTGATATGCTTTCGCATGCAAAAACTGAAATGGAAGTTGTAAAAGAATTAGCTTCTGATGACAAAGCATATCGCTCACTGACTTTAAGCTGGTTTAAAAATTCTCCATTATTAGAAATTATTCAGCAGGCACAGCTTTTAGGATTCAAATTAATCTTAACAACAGATCACGGAACAATTAATGTAAAAAATCCGTCGAAAGTTGTGGGAGATAAAAATACAAGTCTAAATTTGCGTTACAAAACCGGACGCAGTTTAACATACGAACAAAAGGATGTTTATGTGGTTAAAGAACCAAAAACAATTGGTTTACCGGCTATAAATATGAGCAGTTCGTTTATTTTTGCCAAAAATGATTTTTTTCTGGCTTATGTAAACAACTACAATCATTATGTAAGTTATTATAAAAACACATATCAGCACGGCGGGATTTCGTTAGAAGAAATGATTATTCCGTTTTTGGTATTTAACCCTAAATAA
- the tsaE gene encoding tRNA (adenosine(37)-N6)-threonylcarbamoyltransferase complex ATPase subunit type 1 TsaE: MNIVFSLDQIQEAAEQIIASKPKKIILFNGEMGVGKTTLIKQLCKSLGVEDATSSPTFSLVNEYYTSNNQIVYHFDFYRLNKETEALDMGVDDYLYSGNWCFIEWSEKIANLLPEETSTITIELLADGKRELKLN, from the coding sequence ATGAATATCGTTTTTTCATTAGATCAAATTCAAGAAGCTGCAGAGCAGATTATTGCTTCAAAACCTAAAAAAATCATACTTTTTAATGGTGAAATGGGGGTTGGAAAAACAACTTTAATTAAACAGTTATGCAAAAGTTTAGGTGTAGAAGATGCAACAAGCAGTCCCACTTTTTCTTTGGTAAATGAGTATTACACTTCTAATAATCAAATCGTTTATCATTTTGATTTTTACAGATTAAACAAAGAAACCGAAGCTCTTGATATGGGCGTTGATGATTATTTATACTCAGGAAACTGGTGTTTTATTGAGTGGTCTGAAAAAATTGCTAATCTCCTTCCGGAAGAAACTTCGACTATAACAATTGAATTATTGGCAGATGGAAAAAGAGAATTGAAGTTAAATTGA
- a CDS encoding DUF4262 domain-containing protein, whose amino-acid sequence MTSDKNHNCIDTNKLIRDTKINIEKYGLQVILIEATDYLPSFAYSIGLWKEYNHPEIICFGLSTSLLHTIINDVAEIIKKNETIVEGKNYTNIFKNSRAEFLKVHPNNILDYFGTAINFYEREDIPALQLVWTDRSNKFPWEENFEEEFLYRQPLLDRNSDFKFREPKNLTTFTTRQWLQEGKTIVKVIHDNDGDWQFLTDDEISTENIIIVALEQLILKDKTLNELFDLEYGEEAQRKLIGDEWVRNNSEYNDDE is encoded by the coding sequence ATGACCTCAGATAAAAATCATAATTGTATTGATACTAATAAATTAATCAGGGATACTAAAATTAATATTGAAAAATATGGTCTTCAAGTTATCCTAATTGAAGCAACTGATTACTTACCTTCATTTGCTTACAGCATAGGGCTTTGGAAAGAATACAATCATCCTGAAATTATCTGCTTTGGATTATCAACTTCTCTTTTACATACCATTATAAATGATGTTGCCGAAATAATCAAAAAGAATGAAACAATTGTTGAAGGAAAAAACTATACAAATATTTTTAAAAACAGTAGAGCTGAATTTTTAAAAGTTCATCCCAATAATATTTTAGACTATTTTGGAACTGCAATTAATTTCTATGAAAGGGAGGATATTCCGGCATTGCAATTAGTTTGGACAGACAGAAGTAATAAATTCCCTTGGGAAGAAAATTTCGAAGAAGAATTTCTTTACAGACAACCACTATTAGACAGAAATAGTGATTTCAAATTTAGAGAACCCAAAAATCTCACAACTTTTACAACGAGACAATGGCTTCAAGAAGGAAAAACAATTGTAAAGGTTATTCACGATAATGATGGTGATTGGCAGTTTTTGACAGATGATGAAATATCAACTGAAAATATTATAATTGTTGCTTTGGAACAATTAATATTAAAAGACAAAACGCTAAATGAATTATTTGATCTCGAATATGGAGAAGAAGCCCAGAGAAAATTAATTGGCGATGAATGGGTCCGTAATAATTCAGAGTATAATGATGACGAATAA
- a CDS encoding alanine dehydrogenase, with product MSITLTPFTKQQLIPQEEKLEVGRFKRELFIGIPKETSYQERRICLTPDAVNSLTYEGHRVMIESGAGESSSYTDKEYSDAGAEITKDTKRVFGCPFLLKVEPPTLAEIEMINPETVIISAIQLKTKKREYFEALAQKKITALAFEYIKDEDGSYPAVKSLSEIAGTASILIAAELMITNEFGKGLLFGNITGVPPTEVVILGAGTVGEFAAKTAIGLGANVKVFDNSITKLRRLQNNLSQRIFTSTIQQKALLKALRRCDVAIGAMRGKERCPIVVSETMVEHMKKGAVIVDVSIDTGGCFESSEVTTHEKPTFIKNNVLHYCVPNIPSRYSKTASLSISNILTPYLHQIAEDGGIESAIRCNKGLKNGIYLYHGILTNKAIGDWFDLPDNDINLLVF from the coding sequence ATGTCAATTACCTTAACTCCATTTACAAAACAACAATTGATTCCGCAAGAAGAAAAACTTGAGGTTGGTCGTTTTAAAAGAGAACTTTTTATAGGAATCCCTAAGGAAACAAGTTATCAGGAACGTCGTATTTGTTTGACACCGGATGCCGTAAATTCCCTTACTTATGAAGGGCATCGTGTTATGATTGAATCTGGTGCCGGAGAAAGTTCGAGTTACACAGATAAGGAATATTCAGATGCTGGTGCAGAAATTACAAAAGACACTAAAAGAGTTTTTGGATGTCCGTTTTTATTAAAAGTAGAACCGCCTACATTAGCTGAAATTGAAATGATTAATCCTGAAACGGTAATTATTTCAGCAATTCAGTTAAAAACAAAAAAAAGAGAATACTTTGAAGCTTTGGCACAAAAAAAGATTACTGCCCTTGCCTTCGAATATATAAAAGATGAAGATGGTTCTTATCCAGCTGTAAAATCTTTAAGCGAAATTGCAGGAACGGCTTCTATTCTTATCGCTGCCGAATTAATGATTACAAATGAATTTGGAAAAGGACTTTTATTCGGGAACATTACCGGAGTACCGCCTACCGAAGTTGTAATTCTTGGAGCTGGAACAGTTGGAGAATTCGCTGCAAAAACTGCAATTGGATTGGGTGCAAACGTAAAAGTTTTTGATAATTCGATTACAAAATTACGCCGTTTACAAAACAATTTAAGCCAAAGAATTTTTACTTCTACCATTCAGCAAAAAGCATTATTAAAAGCTTTAAGACGTTGTGATGTAGCAATTGGCGCTATGCGGGGAAAAGAACGCTGTCCAATTGTTGTTAGTGAAACTATGGTAGAACACATGAAAAAAGGTGCTGTAATAGTTGACGTAAGCATCGATACAGGTGGCTGCTTTGAAAGTTCTGAAGTAACAACGCATGAAAAACCAACTTTTATTAAAAACAATGTTTTGCACTATTGTGTACCAAATATACCTTCTCGTTATTCTAAAACTGCCTCATTATCAATTAGTAACATCTTAACACCTTATCTTCATCAGATAGCCGAAGATGGTGGTATCGAAAGTGCTATAAGATGCAATAAAGGCTTAAAAAACGGAATTTATTTATATCATGGAATTCTAACAAATAAAGCTATTGGCGACTGGTTCGACCTGCCAGACAACGATATTAATTTACTTGTATTTTAA
- a CDS encoding DUF4258 domain-containing protein, with protein sequence MKFVHRFAYYLIGLVMGCFFVALVFSGKDTRCNYFPNARVLNNLRTKPFQYSDKAIQTLNEKWIDTADIKSTLTYGDVDFDQSNVPFKKGKLYIIEGKTAKNQEIILKVVNYEKKAVLEEIIKK encoded by the coding sequence ATGAAGTTCGTACACCGTTTTGCCTATTATTTGATTGGATTAGTTATGGGATGCTTTTTTGTAGCCCTTGTATTTAGTGGTAAAGACACTCGCTGCAACTATTTTCCAAATGCCCGAGTTTTAAATAATCTAAGAACTAAACCTTTTCAATATTCAGATAAAGCAATTCAGACTTTAAACGAAAAATGGATTGATACCGCTGACATTAAAAGTACTTTAACGTACGGAGATGTTGACTTTGACCAAAGCAATGTTCCTTTTAAGAAGGGAAAACTTTATATAATTGAAGGAAAAACAGCTAAGAATCAAGAAATTATATTAAAAGTAGTAAACTACGAAAAGAAAGCTGTTTTAGAAGAAATCATTAAAAAATAA
- a CDS encoding uracil-DNA glycosylase, which translates to MDVKMHSSWKPILNEEFQKPYFSELISFVKSEYTTKVCYPKGNQIFSAFDHCHFDEVKVVIIGQDPYHGPNQANGLCFSVNDGIPFPPSLHNIFKEIETDLGKPMPSTGNLERWADQGVFLLNATLTVRQSEAGSHQGKGWEKFTDAVIKQISAEKENVVFLLWGGFAQKKAALIDSSKHHILKSGHPSPLSANRGFWFGNKHFSQTNDFLKSKGLKQIEW; encoded by the coding sequence ATGGACGTAAAAATGCATTCTTCTTGGAAACCAATTCTAAATGAAGAATTTCAAAAACCATATTTCAGCGAATTAATTTCTTTTGTAAAATCAGAATATACCACTAAGGTTTGTTATCCAAAGGGAAATCAGATTTTTTCTGCTTTTGATCATTGTCATTTTGATGAAGTAAAAGTGGTTATCATTGGGCAGGATCCTTATCACGGACCAAATCAGGCAAATGGTTTATGTTTTTCTGTAAATGACGGAATTCCTTTTCCTCCTTCTTTGCATAATATTTTTAAAGAAATCGAAACTGATTTGGGTAAACCAATGCCGTCAACCGGTAATCTTGAGCGCTGGGCAGATCAGGGTGTATTTCTTTTAAATGCAACTTTAACGGTTAGGCAGTCTGAAGCAGGAAGTCACCAGGGAAAAGGCTGGGAAAAATTTACAGATGCTGTTATTAAACAAATTTCTGCCGAAAAAGAAAATGTTGTTTTTCTTCTATGGGGTGGATTTGCTCAAAAGAAAGCTGCTTTGATTGATTCATCAAAACATCATATTTTAAAATCCGGACATCCTTCGCCTTTAAGTGCAAACAGAGGTTTTTGGTTTGGAAACAAACATTTCAGCCAGACAAATGATTTCTTGAAATCAAAAGGATTAAAACAAATTGAATGGTAA
- a CDS encoding endonuclease MutS2, whose product MISITEKTLQDLQFPTVLETISDGCNTDIGKEKALQIKPFRNKEELIQSLMQTSEYVSSFQNNNAIPNHGFDAITHEIKFLAIQDSFLEVGSFRKIANLGATTNVLLNFLKKFDDYYPNLNVRASRVELTKDIITAIDAIVDKYGEIKDNASPALAGIRQNMNLVRGKVNQSFGLALTQYNGLGYLDDIKESFVQNRRVLAVLAMYRRKVKGSILGSSKTGSIAYIEPEATLKYSRELANLEYEEKEEITRILKNLSNVIRPYLPLLIEYQEFLSDIDVVAGKAKYANRINGILPAITEERRLFFREAYHPILYLNNKQKKEVTHPQTIELKQENRIIVISGPNAGGKTISLKTVGLLQLMLQSGILIPVHERSETFLFDRILTDIGDNQSIENHLSTYSYRLKNMNYFLKKCNNKTMFLIDEFGTGSDPELGGALAEIFLEEFYHREAFGIITTHYSNLKILANELPYATNANMMFDEKSLEPMYKLALGQAGSSFTFEVAQKNGIPFGLINRAKKKIEVGKVRFDKTIATLQKERSKLEKTSLNLKEEETRAREESKKMENINTKIQQKLESYQELYDSNQKIIYIGQKIDDIAEKYFNNKNKKELIGEFLKIVEIENSKRKKATPKEAKAKVEKQKEIIAEVQVKVEEIRKEKKEKKLKPVIEKPKPILKVGDRVRMLDGRSVGSIDIIEKNKATVNYGLFTSKVSLDELELVEAVKK is encoded by the coding sequence ATGATTAGTATTACCGAAAAAACATTACAAGACTTACAATTTCCAACCGTACTTGAAACCATTTCAGATGGATGCAATACCGATATTGGAAAAGAAAAAGCTTTACAAATAAAACCATTTAGAAATAAAGAAGAATTAATACAGTCGCTGATGCAGACTTCAGAATATGTTTCTTCTTTTCAAAATAATAACGCAATTCCAAATCACGGATTTGATGCCATAACTCATGAAATTAAATTTCTGGCTATTCAAGACAGCTTTCTTGAAGTAGGAAGTTTTAGAAAAATTGCAAATCTTGGTGCAACAACAAATGTCTTATTAAATTTCCTGAAAAAGTTTGATGATTATTATCCAAACTTAAATGTAAGAGCTTCAAGAGTAGAATTGACCAAAGACATCATAACAGCAATTGATGCCATTGTAGATAAATACGGAGAAATAAAAGACAACGCCTCTCCTGCTCTAGCCGGAATTCGTCAGAACATGAATTTAGTTCGTGGCAAAGTAAATCAAAGTTTTGGTTTAGCGCTGACTCAATACAACGGCTTAGGATATCTGGATGATATAAAGGAAAGCTTTGTACAAAATCGTAGAGTTCTAGCAGTTTTAGCAATGTATCGCCGTAAAGTAAAAGGTTCTATTTTAGGAAGTTCGAAAACCGGAAGTATTGCTTATATAGAACCAGAAGCTACTTTAAAGTATTCTAGAGAATTAGCCAATTTAGAATACGAAGAAAAAGAAGAGATTACGCGAATATTAAAAAATTTATCAAACGTAATTCGTCCTTATCTTCCTTTGTTAATCGAATATCAGGAGTTTTTAAGTGATATTGATGTAGTTGCTGGAAAAGCAAAATATGCTAATCGCATTAACGGAATTCTTCCAGCAATAACAGAAGAAAGGCGATTATTTTTTAGAGAAGCGTATCATCCAATTTTGTATCTAAATAATAAACAGAAAAAAGAAGTTACGCATCCGCAGACCATAGAGTTAAAACAAGAAAACAGAATTATTGTAATTTCTGGTCCAAATGCTGGAGGAAAAACTATTTCGTTAAAAACGGTCGGTTTATTGCAATTAATGCTGCAATCTGGAATTTTGATTCCGGTTCACGAACGCAGCGAGACTTTCTTATTTGACAGAATCCTGACTGACATTGGGGACAACCAATCTATTGAAAATCACTTAAGTACTTATAGTTACCGATTAAAAAACATGAATTACTTTTTAAAGAAATGTAATAACAAAACCATGTTTTTAATTGACGAATTTGGTACAGGTTCTGATCCCGAACTTGGTGGAGCTTTAGCTGAAATTTTCTTAGAAGAATTTTATCATCGAGAGGCATTCGGAATTATTACAACACATTATTCTAATTTAAAAATTCTAGCAAACGAATTACCATACGCAACAAATGCGAATATGATGTTCGATGAAAAATCACTTGAGCCAATGTACAAACTGGCTTTGGGTCAGGCTGGAAGTTCGTTTACTTTTGAAGTAGCTCAGAAAAATGGAATTCCGTTTGGATTGATCAATCGTGCGAAAAAGAAAATCGAAGTTGGAAAAGTTCGTTTTGACAAGACCATTGCAACACTTCAAAAAGAGCGTTCAAAACTGGAAAAAACTTCTTTAAATTTAAAAGAAGAAGAAACCAGAGCTCGTGAAGAAAGTAAAAAGATGGAAAACATCAATACTAAAATTCAGCAGAAACTGGAAAGCTATCAAGAATTATACGACAGTAACCAGAAGATTATATATATAGGACAAAAAATTGATGATATAGCTGAAAAATATTTCAACAACAAAAACAAAAAAGAGCTTATTGGTGAATTTTTGAAAATTGTTGAGATCGAAAACTCTAAACGTAAAAAAGCAACTCCGAAAGAAGCTAAAGCAAAAGTTGAAAAACAAAAAGAAATTATTGCCGAAGTACAAGTAAAAGTTGAAGAAATTCGAAAAGAGAAAAAAGAGAAGAAATTAAAGCCGGTTATTGAAAAACCAAAACCAATTTTAAAAGTTGGTGATCGAGTAAGAATGCTTGATGGAAGATCTGTTGGTAGTATTGATATAATTGAAAAAAATAAAGCAACAGTAAATTATGGCCTATTTACCTCAAAAGTAAGTTTGGACGAATTGGAATTAGTAGAAGCTGTTAAAAAATAA
- a CDS encoding GIY-YIG nuclease family protein yields MKPGFVYIITNKYQTVVYVGVTSNLPKRILEHKNKKYPKSFSAKYNLNILVYYEQFQWIEDAISREKQIKAGSREAKNNLIRSINPKWEDLFDEIENIMTM; encoded by the coding sequence ATGAAACCTGGATTTGTATACATTATAACAAACAAATATCAAACAGTAGTATATGTTGGAGTAACATCAAATCTCCCCAAAAGAATCTTAGAACATAAAAACAAAAAATATCCTAAATCATTTTCTGCAAAATATAATCTCAACATTCTGGTGTACTACGAACAATTTCAATGGATTGAAGATGCAATTTCAAGAGAAAAACAAATAAAGGCAGGATCTAGAGAAGCAAAAAATAATTTAATACGTTCTATAAATCCAAAATGGGAAGATCTATTTGATGAAATAGAAAATATAATGACTATGTAA
- a CDS encoding thiol-disulfide oxidoreductase DCC family protein, which yields MEKHREIASFLAMTAKNKKIVLFDGVCNLCSSAVQYIIKHDKKDIFRFVALQSELGISICKHLGISFSKMDSIILYDPGTAYFYKSSAVIEIARNFGGLWKIVPIFRIVPIFISDRIYNYVAKNRYNWYGKKESCMIPTPELKSKFL from the coding sequence ATGGAAAAACATCGTGAGATTGCTTCGTTCCTCGCAATGACTGCAAAAAATAAAAAAATAGTTCTTTTTGACGGAGTTTGTAACCTCTGCAGTTCTGCGGTTCAATATATCATCAAACACGACAAAAAAGATATTTTTAGATTTGTAGCACTGCAATCAGAATTGGGAATTTCTATTTGCAAACATTTAGGAATCAGTTTTTCTAAAATGGATAGTATTATTTTGTATGATCCTGGAACAGCATATTTTTATAAATCTTCTGCGGTTATTGAAATAGCCAGAAATTTTGGCGGACTTTGGAAGATTGTTCCAATTTTTCGAATTGTTCCAATTTTCATTAGTGACAGAATTTATAATTATGTTGCAAAAAACAGATACAATTGGTACGGTAAAAAAGAAAGCTGTATGATTCCAACTCCAGAATTGAAATCTAAGTTTCTTTAA